Genomic window (Bosea vaviloviae):
CGGTTCGCGTGAAGAAAATGCGATAAAACAAAGGGATAGAGCATTTCCGCGATTCGGAGAAACGCGGAAATGCTCTAGTGAGCGCCGAGCCAGGACAGGGAGCGTTGCCCTAACCAAAATACGAGCTCGCCACGAATGTCGTGGCGAGCTTCTGAAATCACTGGCTTCATCTCAAGCCAGGCTCTCGGGATGAGGGTTCGGGGACGACCCGAACAGCGCCCTCACATCCTGAACACGCCGAACTTCGTTTCCGGCACTTCGGCATTGAGGCAGGCGGAGAAGGCCAGCGCCAGCACGCGCCGCGTCTCGGAGGGTAGGATGATGCCATCGTCCCAGAGCCGGGCGGTCGCGTGATAGGGCGAGCCCTCCTCCTCATATTTCGAGCGGATCGGCGCCTTGAAGGCCTCCTCCTCCGCCGCCGTCCAGCTCTTGCCCTCGGCCTCGATATTGTCGCGGCGGACGGTCGCAAGCACGCTCGCCGCCTGCTCGCCGCCCATCACCGAGATGCGCGAATTCGGCCAGGTGAAGAGGAAGCGCGGGGAATAGGCGCGCCCGCACATGCCGTAATTGCCGGCTCCGAAGGAGCCGCCGACCAGCACGGTGATCTTCGGCACCTTCGCCGAGGCCACCGCCGTCACGAGCTTGGCCCCGTCCTTGGCGATACCGCGCGTCTCGAAATCGCGGCCGACCATGAAGCCGGTGATGTTCTGCAGGAAGAGCAGCGGAATCCGGCGCTGGCAGCAGAGTTCGATGAAATGCGCGCCCTTCAACGCGCTCTCCGAGAAAAGGATGCCGTTATTGGCGATGATGCCGACGGGGATGCCGTGGATGCGGGCAAAGCCGGTGATCAGCGTCGTGCCGTAGAGCTTCTTGAACTCGTCGAACTCGGAGCCGTCGACGAGCCGGGCGATGACCTCGCGGATGTCGTATTGCTTCTTGAGATCGGTCGGGACGACGGCTTCCAGCTCCTCGACAGGATAGAGCGGCTCGACCGACTCGGCGATGTCGAGATCGGGCCGCTTGACGCTATTGAGATTGCTGGCGATGCGGCGCGCGATGGCGAGTGCATGGGTGTCGTCGCCGGCATAATGGTCGGCGACGCCCGAGAGGCGGGCATGGACATCGGCGCCGCCGAGGTCTTCCGCCGAGACGACCTCGCCGGTCGCGGCCTTCACCAAAGGCGGGCCGCCGAGGAAGATCGTGCCCTGGTTCTTGACGATGATCGTCTCGTTCGACATCGCCGGCACATAGGCGCCGCCGGCGGTGCAGGAGCCCATCACCACCGCGACCTGAGGAATGCCTTCGGCCGAGAGCGTTGCCTGGTTGTAGAAGATCCGGCCGAAATGCTCGCGGTCGGGAAAGACCTCGGTCTGGTGCGGCAGGTTGGCGCCGCCGGAATCGACCAGATAGATGCAAGGAAGCCGGTTCTCGCGCGCGATCTCCTGGGCACGCAGATGCTTCTTCACCGTCATCGGATAATAGGTGCCGCCTTTGATCGTCGCGTCGTTGCAGACGATCATGCATTCGCGGCCGGAGACGCGCCCGATGCCGGCGATCATGCCGGCGCCATGGATCTCCTTGTCATACATCTCGAAAGCGGCGAGCGCCCCGATCTCGAGGAAGGCGGAACCGGGATCGAGCAGGCGCAGCACACGTTCTCTCGGAAGCAGCTTTCCCCGCGCCGTATGACGCTCGCGCGATTTGGCGTTGCCGCCGAGCGCGGCCGTCATGCGGCGTTCCTGCAATTCGCCGCGCAGGGCGGCCCAGTTCTCGGCATTGGCGCGCGTCTCGGCCGAATCCAGATCGACCTTGCTCTCGATGACCGGCACGTCGCGCTCCCTCGTCAGTTCTTGGGATCAGCCTTATGAACGGCTATGCGGGTGCTGCCAACGGGGCGTCATGCCAAGATGGTCGGCCCAAAGATGCGCTCGAATTGTGCGCGCAAGGTCGAATCGACCTCCGGCATCGTCACGGGCAGGCCGAGATCGACCAGCGAGGTCACGCCTTGGTCGCTGACGCCGCAGGGCACGATGCCGTCGAAATGCGTGAGCTCCGGCTCGACATTCAGCGCGATGCCGTGGAACGAGACCCAGCGCCGGACCCGGATGCCGATCGCGGCGATCTTGTCCTCCGCGCTCTCCGCTCCAGACTTCGCCTGCTTCTCGGGCCGACGCACCCAGACGCCGACGCGGTCCTCGCGCCGCTCGCCCCTGACATTGAAGGCGTCGAGCGTGCCGATCAGCCAGGCCTCTAGCGCCGCCACGAAGCGCCTGAGATCGGGGTCGCGGCGCTTCAGGTCGAGCATCACATAGGCCACGCGCTGGCCCGGGCCGTGATAGGTGAACTGCCCGCCCCGGCCGCTGCGATGCACCGGAAAGCGCTCCGGCGCGATCAGATCCTCATCCTTGGCCGAGGTGCCGGCGGTGTAGAGCGGCGGATGCTCGACCAGCCAGACGCGCTCGGGCGCAAGCCCGTCGGCGATCAGCGCGACACGCGCCTCCATCTCGGCGACGGCAGCCTCATAACCGGTCAGGCCCTCAGCCACGACCCATTCGACCGGGCCGGCCTCGCCCTCTGCCCCAAACAAAACCGCCAGCGCCTCGCGCGTCTTCACTTCGCCTTAACCCTGTTTGTTCAACGTTCATTCATCGGAAGCGGCAGGCGCCTCTTGCGCTCGAAAATAGCCCTCAGGCAAGCTCTGCTGGCAAGTTTCGTTGGTAGAATTCTGAAGTAGGGTTTCGGAGGCAGGACTTGAAGGCTGATCTTGATCTCGTTCCTGTCGTTCTCACCGTCGTGCTGGGCCAGACCCAGATGCCGATCTACAAATTGCTGCGCATGGGCCGCGGCGCCATCATCGAGCTCAACGCGACCGAGACCGAGGAAGTCCAGATTCTCGCCAACAACCACCCCTTCGCCAAAGGCAATGTCGTGGTCAGCGGCTCCAAGATCTCGGTCGAGATCACCCAGATGCTGAAGCGCCCGACGGTCTACTCGCTGCAGAGCGTGGCAGAGGCGGCCTGAGCGGCTGCACTATTCTCCTGATCGCCACAGCCTTCATCCTGAGGTGCCTGGCGCGAAATGAATCGAGCGATCCGAGGCCCTTGATACCGCTCGTTTCATCTCAGCCTGGCCTCTGGGGAGCGCTCCTCGCGATGGGAGCAACAGGTGGATAAACCGGACCGTGACGTATTCTTGACGAAACGCTCTTGTGGCGGCGGATTCGATTTGCTAGACCCGCGCCGTTCCTGAGTTGCCGCGTTCACACGGCAGTTTTCGAGCCGCTGCGGTCATGGCGGAATTGGTAGACGCACTACCTTGAGGTGGTAGCGGGGAGACCCGTGGAGGTTCGAGTCCTCTTGACCGCACCAGATTTGGGCGAGAGC
Coding sequences:
- a CDS encoding carboxyl transferase domain-containing protein; its protein translation is MPVIESKVDLDSAETRANAENWAALRGELQERRMTAALGGNAKSRERHTARGKLLPRERVLRLLDPGSAFLEIGALAAFEMYDKEIHGAGMIAGIGRVSGRECMIVCNDATIKGGTYYPMTVKKHLRAQEIARENRLPCIYLVDSGGANLPHQTEVFPDREHFGRIFYNQATLSAEGIPQVAVVMGSCTAGGAYVPAMSNETIIVKNQGTIFLGGPPLVKAATGEVVSAEDLGGADVHARLSGVADHYAGDDTHALAIARRIASNLNSVKRPDLDIAESVEPLYPVEELEAVVPTDLKKQYDIREVIARLVDGSEFDEFKKLYGTTLITGFARIHGIPVGIIANNGILFSESALKGAHFIELCCQRRIPLLFLQNITGFMVGRDFETRGIAKDGAKLVTAVASAKVPKITVLVGGSFGAGNYGMCGRAYSPRFLFTWPNSRISVMGGEQAASVLATVRRDNIEAEGKSWTAAEEEAFKAPIRSKYEEEGSPYHATARLWDDGIILPSETRRVLALAFSACLNAEVPETKFGVFRM
- the lipB gene encoding lipoyl(octanoyl) transferase LipB; the protein is MKTREALAVLFGAEGEAGPVEWVVAEGLTGYEAAVAEMEARVALIADGLAPERVWLVEHPPLYTAGTSAKDEDLIAPERFPVHRSGRGGQFTYHGPGQRVAYVMLDLKRRDPDLRRFVAALEAWLIGTLDAFNVRGERREDRVGVWVRRPEKQAKSGAESAEDKIAAIGIRVRRWVSFHGIALNVEPELTHFDGIVPCGVSDQGVTSLVDLGLPVTMPEVDSTLRAQFERIFGPTILA
- a CDS encoding FliM/FliN family flagellar motor switch protein, producing MKADLDLVPVVLTVVLGQTQMPIYKLLRMGRGAIIELNATETEEVQILANNHPFAKGNVVVSGSKISVEITQMLKRPTVYSLQSVAEAA